In the genome of Impatiens glandulifera chromosome 6, dImpGla2.1, whole genome shotgun sequence, the window TGGAATAAAATCATTCTTCTTATAAAAGACAGGAGCACAATATACACAAATTTGCATAAAGAGAAACAAACACTTGAAATCAGTGTGAAGATGATCTCAGCTGCCTTTGGGATTATGATGATGTTTAGTAGACACAGGGCGGAACTCATTGTTATCATTCTTCAGCCACACTGTAGAACGCGTTTGCTTCACATTATTCAGAAATAGACGATACCTGCCAAATCAATCACACCCCATTTGAGAATTTAAACCAAAAGATCAATCAAATAGGCCTTCAATTCAAAGATCAAATGAATTCAAGTTTGTTTGGTGATATAACCACTATGATCAAACACACCTTTCATACTCTAGCTTCTGGGTGACTATGCCATTCAGCAACAATTCTGAACTATAAACTGCTGCACCTGCACAAACAAAAACAGGAAAATAAAACCCAGTAAAATCTCTGCAAATAAACTCAGATAGCTCATTTAGACTGAGTGTTGCTAATTCCTGACCTCTCTCGATGAAAGGCATGCAGACACTGTAATCTTCCTCGCAAGATAAAACCAATAAGTTGTCTCCCAATTTCTCATCAGTGAGTGTTTTTCTTACTATTCTATCGATAACCTGAATATTTTACCAACAATTGTCAattttactaataaataaaaattaaatattattaagactACATATTATAGATACAGGCATACCATGCCAGCAACTGCCTTCACCAAATTTGTCAATATCTCTTTACCAGGCTTTGTGCTAGGTGTTATGAAGACCCTTTGCCCCTGAAACagaaatatattgaattatgcACCCATCTCATAAGAGGTTTAAAACTGAAAATGTTAATTTACCTTCAAGAGTGGACATTGACTTGCACGAGCTAACGAAACTGCTAAGTTAAAACCAAACTCTTTCTCTTTTTGCACATCTCTTAATATATAGTTCCTCTCATCAATGAAACAGCTAGCTTGTAAACAGCTATCGAGCCACGAATCGGTCACTATAGGTTTCCCAAATGCAATGGCTTCTAGCATGTTTCTTGTCCGGACAAACTTATCGGTTACAAAGTGTGTGGCGTCTGAAATAGTGGATGCAACTTTTGCTCCTAAACGAGATAAAATCTGTGGAACAGCATAATATAGATGTTATAACTTGAATATTGAATGATATATAtgtcttgataaaaaaaaaattagaccgGATTCTTTTCAAATCTATATAAATGTACATTTGCAGCTTGCAAAATTGGAAGGAAAAGAATACAAGATTATTTGGGAGTAATAATAGAAGCAATACActaagaataaatatttattcaattccAAAAAGTGAGTTATAACAAGAAACACAATTATGTGGGATATCACCAGTAGCGATATCCACCAAAACCTGGTTATGCTTAACCCATTTACTCAAAAAGTGGGCAGGTTGAACAAAATTATAAGACAAAATGCAATATTGTAACAAAAAGAGAATTTTGAGATGAACGTAATATAGGTTGCAAAATGTTCTTGGCCTCCCATGAGATTTGATGAGGTGTCTTATTCAAGAAGGAAACCAAGTTGAGGGAGTCAATGAAGATTGTGGAATAGGATTCAGCCTTGTTAGTTGTATAATGTTGTGCAAGGAGTAGCGCACAAACTTTCATTGTATCCGGGAATCAACATGACTCGGTGTAAAGAGGTACAAAAATGTACTATTGTTCAAAGTGAAATTTGGAGAAAACAGttacaaaataatgatgaaattaGTTGATTTGAAGAAATAGAATGCTAAAAAGAAGTCATTGTAAATGTAGCTAGAAGAAATAGCTTTTTGTTCATAGGTTTCAGAAACGTTTGTTACTGTTCATTTAATAAAAGGACTTCTCTTTTCTCGAAAGAAGAAACACATTCCTCCACTGTGACCCCGAAGTGGAATCGAATTCTGCCTCTTAGTTCAAGACTGCTATCACTTAGAGCTTGTTCagttgggttttttaaaaaaaatccagccataatcaaacatcatttcatcctcTCTCATCAATCActtcactcaattcattaacaaaatattaaaataacatttacttataaaaaaaaaatattacctcctcaaaatcactactcatcaacattttttaaataaaccacGTTTTAAATAAACCCAAACTGAACAACCTCTTAGAGtattcataatattaataaataagaaaagaagtaaaaaaaaaacaatctacCTTTTTCTGCTGCTTGATTATATCTTCATCCAAGTGCTGACTGAACAAGACTTGAATGTTAGACATATCCCTCCTCTTCCTCCTCGACTCTCTAATGGGGAATCCAGACGAGATCAACAAGTTGTCAACTTCTTTAAAAGGCAATAATTTTGACAGGTTCCTTCTGCAAGTCTGCTTACGATACTCATCACCCATACAAACCGGTGATGCAGCATGTCCAGGGGTGCCGGTCCCACAATTATTAGGAGTGGTCGATGCTGAATCAGATGGATTATATCTGTTGGTACTTATCGTCTTGTCAGAATGCTTTAATGCTGAAGTTCCAAGCCCATGTTCAGAAGTACATAATGAAATGCCTTTTGAAGATCCTAAACTAGCCAGAGAAGCTTCCTTAGCAACAACCTTTACCCgattttcaatttttctttgTGTTCTTTTCCCTTTGCAATATTTCAATTCAACTGGTAAAGTTACACCAGCCACACACGATTTCTCTGGATTGGAAGAATCACAATCAGTTCTACCCCTCTTCCTCCCATTGGTAAGTTTTTTCTCTTCATCAGCACTTAACTTCCTGGATCGCCTAGTTCGACAGGCTATTGGTGTACAAAAAACACTAGATCTATCAAAATCACCAATCTCATCATTTTTAGAAGCTCCCTTAATTTGTCCAACTCCATCTGAGACTGCGTGCCTTTTCAAATTTGATTCAGCTTTCTTTGTCTCAGTATAACTTTCTGTTTTATCTGAATTTTGCTTGACCTTGACCTTCAAACGTTCTGTTGATTTTACAAGAGTAGATAAATCTTCACTATTtggctgagacttcttcttaGACTGTCTTGTCAACCTCCTTTCTTCTCCTTTATTAGAGTTGTTTTCGCAAATCTCAGCATCAAAGTTAAAGCATAAAGCTTCCATAGCTTCAGCAGCTAGTTGAGTATCCGGTCCCACATCAGGTATATCCTGCACATCCTTATCAATTCCAGCAGCTTCTATACAATCTAGGGAATCCCTATCTAATTGTTCATCAAGCTCCTTAACAAGATTCTTCCTAAGATCTTTTCCTGTTCTCTGTGTAGATTTACAGTTCTTGCTGGAAAATTTTAAATCCAACTTTGAGTGGGAATAAACTAAACCATTTACCTTTACATTTTCGTCAATTTCTAGTTTCTCTTCAACATGCCGCATTTTATCAACTGATGTATTTCCTCGGCGGATCCGCTTCTTAGGTTGGGTAAAAGATTTCTTATCAAATAAAGTTTCCTTctttttgatgaaaaaatcTCCACCACCTTCATCTTCATGATTATCATCCCAATCAAAAATCCCTCTTTGTTTTGAATCCTCAATGCGAGTGGCTCTTCTTCTAGACAAACTCTGGCTCCTTTTCCTGCTCGATAGCTGTTTTGATTTCCCACCGGTGGAAGTTCTTACATCCTCTATTTGATCAAGTTCAGACTTAAGAAGCTTGTCAACAAAGTCCAATGCATTGGCTTGCGATAGATCTCCAGGCTCTTGGGAATCCAGATAGCTTAGTCCTGCAACCTCGGGCACATCCGCTTCCCCATCAACTTCATTTGTATTTGCAACAAAGAGTTTCCTTGCGGTTGACCTACCAAAACAGCTCTTATCCTTTGTTCTTCCTTCGTTTTCACTTACAAGTTCTTCTACGGGTTTTGAATCATAGTTTATAAAAGGTGTCTTTGAATCTTCTTCAACAGTATGGGTCTTCAAGGAGCAACCTTCACTTCTTAAGGAAAGGGGTTCAATGTTCATCTCACCACTAGACCTTTGTCTTGCCGCTAAAGCAGAAGCTCTTAAAGAAGAAACTCGAACAGATGTGAAATCTAATCGAACATATcctgataa includes:
- the LOC124941860 gene encoding uncharacterized protein LOC124941860; the encoded protein is MDFDDDTQIMDFDETMHMDFNGDTQKLDFDGETQLIDLAGETQVMDDLDYDELIDTQLIDKEDVSCSDSDETIVLSDTEAISNDDDPLKAADSSHVEQEHLLSTNSEKHNKGESRGSSDVLSNGRPSSGYVRLDFTSVRVSSLRASALAARQRSSGEMNIEPLSLRSEGCSLKTHTVEEDSKTPFINYDSKPVEELVSENEGRTKDKSCFGRSTARKLFVANTNEVDGEADVPEVAGLSYLDSQEPGDLSQANALDFVDKLLKSELDQIEDVRTSTGGKSKQLSSRKRSQSLSRRRATRIEDSKQRGIFDWDDNHEDEGGGDFFIKKKETLFDKKSFTQPKKRIRRGNTSVDKMRHVEEKLEIDENVKVNGLVYSHSKLDLKFSSKNCKSTQRTGKDLRKNLVKELDEQLDRDSLDCIEAAGIDKDVQDIPDVGPDTQLAAEAMEALCFNFDAEICENNSNKGEERRLTRQSKKKSQPNSEDLSTLVKSTERLKVKVKQNSDKTESYTETKKAESNLKRHAVSDGVGQIKGASKNDEIGDFDRSSVFCTPIACRTRRSRKLSADEEKKLTNGRKRGRTDCDSSNPEKSCVAGVTLPVELKYCKGKRTQRKIENRVKVVAKEASLASLGSSKGISLCTSEHGLGTSALKHSDKTISTNRYNPSDSASTTPNNCGTGTPGHAASPVCMGDEYRKQTCRRNLSKLLPFKEVDNLLISSGFPIRESRRKRRDMSNIQVLFSQHLDEDIIKQQKKILSRLGAKVASTISDATHFVTDKFVRTRNMLEAIAFGKPIVTDSWLDSCLQASCFIDERNYILRDVQKEKEFGFNLAVSLARASQCPLLKGQRVFITPSTKPGKEILTNLVKAVAGMVIDRIVRKTLTDEKLGDNLLVLSCEEDYSVCMPFIERGAAVYSSELLLNGIVTQKLEYERYRLFLNNVKQTRSTVWLKNDNNEFRPVSTKHHHNPKGS